From Desmodus rotundus isolate HL8 chromosome 12, HLdesRot8A.1, whole genome shotgun sequence, one genomic window encodes:
- the RPL18 gene encoding large ribosomal subunit protein eL18 → MGVDIRHNKDRKVRRREPKSQDIYLRLLVKLYRFLARRTNSTFNQVVLKRLFMSRTNRPPLSLSRMIRKMKLPGREGKTAVVVGTITDDVRVQEVPKLKVCALRVSSRARTRILKAGGKILTFDQLALDSPKGCGTVLLSGPRKGREVYKHFGKAPGTPHSHTKPYVRSKGRKFERARGRRASRGYKN, encoded by the exons ATG GGAGTCGACATCCGCCACAACAAAGACCGCAAGGTCCGGCGCAGGGAGCCCAAGAGCCAGGATATCTACCTGAGGCTGTTGGTCAAG ctCTACAGGTTCCTGGCCAGACGGACCAACTCCACCTTCAACCAGGTGGTGCTGAAGAGGCTGTTCATGAGCCGCACCAACCGGCCGCCTCTGTCCCTTTCCCGGATG ATCCGGAAGATGAAGCTTCCTGGCCGCGAGGGCAAGACCGCAGTGGTAGTGGGCACCATAACCGACGACGTGCGAGTGCAGGAGGTGCCCAAGCTGAAG GTGTGCGCGCTCCGTGTGAGCAGCCGCGCCCGGACTCGCATCCTCAAGGCCGGGGGCAAGATCCTCACTTTCGACCAGCTGGCCCTGGACTCCCCCAAGGGCTGCGGCACCGTCTTACTTTCTG GTCCTCGCAAGGGCCGAGAGGTGTACAAGCATTTTGGCAAGGCCCCAGGAACCCCTCACAGCCACACCAA ACCCTATGTGCGATCCAAGGGCAGGAAGTTCGAGCGGGCGAGAGGCCGGCGGGCCAGCCGCGGCTACAAAAACTAA
- the FAM83E gene encoding protein FAM83E isoform X1, translating into MAASQLAALDSGAEGLLLTETSPGFLYSEGQRLALEALLSDGAEAFEASVQREGLRPFLSGEELRGLAAAAEDWTAAKQEPSRAAEGVTVANGASSSLTYWPGRSEEPVPVLRLGWPEDSGWKGITRAQLYTQPPGEGHPPLKELVHQEIQASCKLVAIVMDVFTDPDLLLDLVQAATRRWVPVYLLLDHRQLPAFLTLAQQLGVNPWATENLDIRVVHGCSFQSRWQRQVTGMVREKFLLLDGERVISGSYSFTWSDSRLHRSLVTLLTGEIVDAFSHEFRTLYAASWPLPPVPTPDPFVSTRGGLKLAHSPHSCVARRVSVAPMSPLLPDVSPLAQRLAACRVFDKDRQEALAIPGPARSDIFRSIQRAQTPSGPPARPSRSLWDLSRLSQLSGSSDGDNELRKSWGSKDTPAKALMRQRGAGGAARGEADSRLPSGSQPWGSPRPLIPVHRLRYLSPTQRRFGDHAAPKPQGPRGSRQPDWATRAGLRGRP; encoded by the exons ATGGCGGCCTCCCAGCTTGCAGCACTGGATTCGGGGGCTGAGGGGCTGCTCCTGACGGAGACCAGCCCTGGCTTCCTGTACTCCGAGGGCCAGCGGCTGGCCCTGGAGGCTTTGCTGAGTGACGGCGCAGAGGCATTTGAGGCCAGCGTGCAGCGCGAGGGGCTGCGGCCCTTCCTGAGTGGGGAAGAGCTCCGGGGCCTGGCAGCGGCGGCCGAGGACTGGACAGCAGCCAAACAGGAGCCCAGCAGGGCAGCGGAGGGAGTCACGGTCGCCAATGGGGCCTCCAGCAGCCTGACCTACTGGCCCGGACGGTCGGAGGAGCCAGTGCCCGTGCTGCGGCTGGGCTGGCCGGAGGACTCGGGCTGGAAGGGCATCACGCGGGCGCAGCTGTACACCCAGCCACCTGGCGAGGGCCACCCGCCCCTCAAGGAGCTGGTGCACCAGGAAATCCAGGCCTCCTgcaag ctggtgGCCATCGTCATGGACGTATTCACCGACCCAGACCTGCTTTTGGACCTGGTGCAGGCGGCCACACGTCGCTGGGTGCCTGTCTACCTGCTCCTGGACCACCGGCAGCTGCCCGCCTTCCTGACGCTGGCCCAGCAGCTGGGGGTGAACCCCTGGGCCACCGAG AACCTGGACATCCGTGTCGTGCATGGCTGCAGTTTCCAGAGCCGCTGGCAACGACAGGTGACCGGCATGGTGCGGGAGAAGTTCCTGCTGCTGGACGGCGAGAGGGTCATCTCGGGATCCTACAG CTTCACATGGAGCGACTCACGCCTTCACCGCAGCCTGGTGACCCTGCTGACCGGCGAGATCGTCGACGCCTTCAGCCACGAGTTCCGAACCCTGTATGCAGCCTCTTGGCCACTCCCACCTGTGCCCACTCCGGACCCCTTCGTCAGCACCCGGGGGGGGCTGAAGCTGGCGCACAGCCCCCACTCCTGCGTGGCCCGCCGAGTCTCCGTGGCCCCCATGTCACCACTGCTGCCTGATGTCTCACCGCTGGCCCAACGCCTGGCTGCCTGCCGAGTCTTCGACAAGGACAGGCAGGAAGCCCTCGCCATCCCAGGGCCGGCGCGTAGTGACATCTTCAGGAGCATCCAGCGTGCCCAGACTCCCAGCGGCCCTCCAGCCCGGCCCAGCCGATCCCTGTGGGACCTGAGCCGCCTGTCCCAGCTGTCGGGCTCCAGTGACGGTGACAACGAG CTCAGGAAGTCCTGGGGCTCCAAGGACACCCCAGCCAAGGCCCTGATGAGGCAGAGGGGTGCCGGGGGTGCTGCCAGGGGAGAGGCGGATTCCCGGCTGCCCTCTGGgtcccagccctggggcagccccaggcccctgatCCCTGTCCACCGCCTCCGCTACCTGTCCCCGACCCAAAGGAGGTTTGGGGACCACG
- the SPHK2 gene encoding sphingosine kinase 2 isoform X1: MPSLEMAADIASIPTLPAAGPPCRARGSAVPTFRVPSLERPKPAARPLAERVHTPPHTPLIGAGAADLRGHLEENLAGVGVGTGIRIWMTAGPRGTERRRPRTGALHIQRLRPKPEARPRGGLVPLAEVSGCCTLRSRSPSDSAAYFCIYTYPKGRRGGRRRVTRTFRADGADTYEENRAEAQRWATILTCLLRGLPLPGDGEITSHLLPRPPRLLLLVNPFGGRGLAWQWCKNHVLPMISEAGLSFNLIQTERQNHARELVQGLSLREWDGIVTVSGDGLLYEVLNGLLDRPDWEEAVKTPVGILPCGSGNALAGAVNHHGGFEQALGIDLLLNCSLLLCRGGCRPLDLMSVTLASGSRCFSFLSVAWGFVSDVDIQSERFRALGSARFTLSTVLSLATLHTYRGRLSYLPATVEPSSPTPAHGLPRAKSELTLVPVPAPPVAHSPLHRSVSDLPLPLPQPVPTSPGSPEPLPILALNGGGPELAGDWAGAGDAPLSPDPLLPSPPGSPKSALLSPINEGAPEMTASSGLLSPAPDSDPVAASTGGPPDDLLPPLGAPLPPGWVTLEEDFVLVLAISPSHLGADLVAAPHARFDDGLVHLFWVRGGISRAALLRIFLAMEQGSHFSLGCPQLGYAAACAFRLEPLTPRGVLTVDGERVEYGPLQAQVHPRLGTLLTGPPGRPGREP, encoded by the exons ATGCCCTCACTTGAGATGGCGGCGGATATCGCGAGCATTCCGACCCTTCCCGCTGCAGGCCCCCCGTGCCGAGCTCGTGGGTCGGCTGTACCCACCTTCCGTGTACCCTCATTGGAGCGGCCCAAGCCAGCCGCACGGCCATTGGCTGAGCGTGTGCAcactcccccacacacacccctgatCGGGGCGGGTGCTGCTGACTTGAGGGGCCACTTGGAGGAGAATCTGGCGGGTGTGGGGGTCGGGACAGGGATCCGAATCTGGATGACCGCTGGACCAAGAGGAACAGAGAGACGCAGGCCCAGGACTGGG GCCCTGCACATACAGCGGCTGCGTCCGAAGCCTGAAGCCAGGCCCCGGGGTGGCCTGGTCCCACTGGCCGAGGTCTCAGGCTGTTGCACCCTGAGGAGCCGCAGCCCCTCCGACTCAGCGGCCTACTTCTGTATCTACACGTACCCGAAGGGCCGGCGCGGGGGCCGACGAAGGGTCACACGCACCTTCCGGGCCGACGGGGCGGACACCTATGAGGAGAACCGGGCTGAGGCCCAGCGCTGGGCCACCATCCTCACGTGTCTGCTCCGCGGACTGCCGCTGCCTGGGGACGGGG aAATCACCTCCCATCTTCTGCCTAGGCCACCGCGATTGCTTCTATTGGTCAATCCCTTTGGTGGGCGGGGCCTGGCTTGGCAGTGGTGTAAGAACCACGTGCTGCCTATGATCTCAGAAGCTGGGCTCTCCTTTAACCTCATCCAGACAG AACGACAGAACCACGCTCGGGAGCTGGTCCAGGGACTGAGCCTGCGTGAGTGGGATGGCATCGTCACAGTCTCCGGAGACGGGCTGCTGTATGAG GTGCTGAATGGACTCCTAGAtcgccctgactgggaagaggCTGTGAAGACGCCCGTGGGCATCCTCCCCTGTGGCTCAGGCAATGCCCTGGCTGGAGCCGTGAACCACCATGGGGG GTTTGAGCAGGCCCTGGGCATTGACCTGCTGCTCAATTGCTCCCTGCTGCTGTGCCGGGGGGGCTGCCGCCCACTGGACCTGATGTCTGTGACGCTGGCCTCAGGCTCCCGCTGCTTCTCCTTCCTGTCTGTGGCCTGGGGCTTCGTGTCAGACGTGGACATCCAGAGCGAGCGCTTCAGGGCCTTGGGCAGTGCCCGCTTCACCCTGAGTACAGTGCTGAGCCTCGCCACACTGCACACCTACCGTGGACGCCTCTCCTACCTCCCTGCCACTGTAGagccctcctcacccacccctgcccaTGGCCTGCCCCGGGCCAAATCGGAGCTGACCCTGGTGCCTGTCCCGGCTCCACCCGTGGCCCACTCACCCCTTCATCGCTCCGTGTCTGACCTGCCCCTGCCACTGCCTCAGCCTGTCCCAacctccccaggctcccctgAACCGCTGCCCATCCTGGCCCTCAATGGCGGGGGTCCAGAGCTGGCCGGGGACTGGGCTGGGGCCGGAGATGCTCCACTGTCTCCAGACCCACTGCTGCCTtctcccccaggctcccccaAGTCAGCTCTACTCTCACCCATCAATGAGGGGGCCCCAGAAATGACAGCATCCTCTGGGCTCCTGTCACCTGCCCCCGACAGTGACCCAGTAGCCGCCTCTACTGGGGGTCCACCAGACgacctgctccctcctctgggtGCCCCGCTACCCCCAGGCTGGGTGACGCTGGAGGAGGACTTTGTGCTCGTCTTGGCTATCTCACCCAGCCACTTGGGGGCTGACCTGGTGGCGGCCCCCCACGCGCGCTTTGACGATGGCCTGGTGCACCTGTTTTGGGTGCGTGGAGGCATCTCACGAGCTGCACTGCTGCGCATTTTCCTGGCTATGGAGCAGGGTAGCCACTTCAGCCTTGGCTGCCCGCAGCTGGGCTACGCCGCGGCTTGCGCCTTTCGCCTGGAGCCGCTCACACCTCGCGGAGTGCTTACGGTGGATGGGGAGCGGGTGGAGTACGGGCCCCTGCAGGCACAGGTGCATCCGCGTCTTGGTACACTGCTCACTGGGCCTCCAGGCCGCCCTGGGCGAGAGCCTTGA
- the SPHK2 gene encoding sphingosine kinase 2 isoform X2, with the protein MAPPPLPPLAASTPLLHGEFGSHPARGPRFALTLTPQALHIQRLRPKPEARPRGGLVPLAEVSGCCTLRSRSPSDSAAYFCIYTYPKGRRGGRRRVTRTFRADGADTYEENRAEAQRWATILTCLLRGLPLPGDGEITSHLLPRPPRLLLLVNPFGGRGLAWQWCKNHVLPMISEAGLSFNLIQTERQNHARELVQGLSLREWDGIVTVSGDGLLYEVLNGLLDRPDWEEAVKTPVGILPCGSGNALAGAVNHHGGFEQALGIDLLLNCSLLLCRGGCRPLDLMSVTLASGSRCFSFLSVAWGFVSDVDIQSERFRALGSARFTLSTVLSLATLHTYRGRLSYLPATVEPSSPTPAHGLPRAKSELTLVPVPAPPVAHSPLHRSVSDLPLPLPQPVPTSPGSPEPLPILALNGGGPELAGDWAGAGDAPLSPDPLLPSPPGSPKSALLSPINEGAPEMTASSGLLSPAPDSDPVAASTGGPPDDLLPPLGAPLPPGWVTLEEDFVLVLAISPSHLGADLVAAPHARFDDGLVHLFWVRGGISRAALLRIFLAMEQGSHFSLGCPQLGYAAACAFRLEPLTPRGVLTVDGERVEYGPLQAQVHPRLGTLLTGPPGRPGREP; encoded by the exons ATGGCCCCGCCACCGCTGCCACCCCTGGCCGCCAGCACTCCGCTCCTGCACGGCGAGTTTGGCTCCCACCCTGCCCGAGGCCCACGCTTTGCCCTCACTCTCACACCACAGGCCCTGCACATACAGCGGCTGCGTCCGAAGCCTGAAGCCAGGCCCCGGGGTGGCCTGGTCCCACTGGCCGAGGTCTCAGGCTGTTGCACCCTGAGGAGCCGCAGCCCCTCCGACTCAGCGGCCTACTTCTGTATCTACACGTACCCGAAGGGCCGGCGCGGGGGCCGACGAAGGGTCACACGCACCTTCCGGGCCGACGGGGCGGACACCTATGAGGAGAACCGGGCTGAGGCCCAGCGCTGGGCCACCATCCTCACGTGTCTGCTCCGCGGACTGCCGCTGCCTGGGGACGGGG aAATCACCTCCCATCTTCTGCCTAGGCCACCGCGATTGCTTCTATTGGTCAATCCCTTTGGTGGGCGGGGCCTGGCTTGGCAGTGGTGTAAGAACCACGTGCTGCCTATGATCTCAGAAGCTGGGCTCTCCTTTAACCTCATCCAGACAG AACGACAGAACCACGCTCGGGAGCTGGTCCAGGGACTGAGCCTGCGTGAGTGGGATGGCATCGTCACAGTCTCCGGAGACGGGCTGCTGTATGAG GTGCTGAATGGACTCCTAGAtcgccctgactgggaagaggCTGTGAAGACGCCCGTGGGCATCCTCCCCTGTGGCTCAGGCAATGCCCTGGCTGGAGCCGTGAACCACCATGGGGG GTTTGAGCAGGCCCTGGGCATTGACCTGCTGCTCAATTGCTCCCTGCTGCTGTGCCGGGGGGGCTGCCGCCCACTGGACCTGATGTCTGTGACGCTGGCCTCAGGCTCCCGCTGCTTCTCCTTCCTGTCTGTGGCCTGGGGCTTCGTGTCAGACGTGGACATCCAGAGCGAGCGCTTCAGGGCCTTGGGCAGTGCCCGCTTCACCCTGAGTACAGTGCTGAGCCTCGCCACACTGCACACCTACCGTGGACGCCTCTCCTACCTCCCTGCCACTGTAGagccctcctcacccacccctgcccaTGGCCTGCCCCGGGCCAAATCGGAGCTGACCCTGGTGCCTGTCCCGGCTCCACCCGTGGCCCACTCACCCCTTCATCGCTCCGTGTCTGACCTGCCCCTGCCACTGCCTCAGCCTGTCCCAacctccccaggctcccctgAACCGCTGCCCATCCTGGCCCTCAATGGCGGGGGTCCAGAGCTGGCCGGGGACTGGGCTGGGGCCGGAGATGCTCCACTGTCTCCAGACCCACTGCTGCCTtctcccccaggctcccccaAGTCAGCTCTACTCTCACCCATCAATGAGGGGGCCCCAGAAATGACAGCATCCTCTGGGCTCCTGTCACCTGCCCCCGACAGTGACCCAGTAGCCGCCTCTACTGGGGGTCCACCAGACgacctgctccctcctctgggtGCCCCGCTACCCCCAGGCTGGGTGACGCTGGAGGAGGACTTTGTGCTCGTCTTGGCTATCTCACCCAGCCACTTGGGGGCTGACCTGGTGGCGGCCCCCCACGCGCGCTTTGACGATGGCCTGGTGCACCTGTTTTGGGTGCGTGGAGGCATCTCACGAGCTGCACTGCTGCGCATTTTCCTGGCTATGGAGCAGGGTAGCCACTTCAGCCTTGGCTGCCCGCAGCTGGGCTACGCCGCGGCTTGCGCCTTTCGCCTGGAGCCGCTCACACCTCGCGGAGTGCTTACGGTGGATGGGGAGCGGGTGGAGTACGGGCCCCTGCAGGCACAGGTGCATCCGCGTCTTGGTACACTGCTCACTGGGCCTCCAGGCCGCCCTGGGCGAGAGCCTTGA
- the SPHK2 gene encoding sphingosine kinase 2 isoform X3, whose translation MNGHLEAEEQWDQALHIQRLRPKPEARPRGGLVPLAEVSGCCTLRSRSPSDSAAYFCIYTYPKGRRGGRRRVTRTFRADGADTYEENRAEAQRWATILTCLLRGLPLPGDGEITSHLLPRPPRLLLLVNPFGGRGLAWQWCKNHVLPMISEAGLSFNLIQTERQNHARELVQGLSLREWDGIVTVSGDGLLYEVLNGLLDRPDWEEAVKTPVGILPCGSGNALAGAVNHHGGFEQALGIDLLLNCSLLLCRGGCRPLDLMSVTLASGSRCFSFLSVAWGFVSDVDIQSERFRALGSARFTLSTVLSLATLHTYRGRLSYLPATVEPSSPTPAHGLPRAKSELTLVPVPAPPVAHSPLHRSVSDLPLPLPQPVPTSPGSPEPLPILALNGGGPELAGDWAGAGDAPLSPDPLLPSPPGSPKSALLSPINEGAPEMTASSGLLSPAPDSDPVAASTGGPPDDLLPPLGAPLPPGWVTLEEDFVLVLAISPSHLGADLVAAPHARFDDGLVHLFWVRGGISRAALLRIFLAMEQGSHFSLGCPQLGYAAACAFRLEPLTPRGVLTVDGERVEYGPLQAQVHPRLGTLLTGPPGRPGREP comes from the exons ATGAATGGACACCTTGAAGCAGAAGAGCAGTGGGACCAG GCCCTGCACATACAGCGGCTGCGTCCGAAGCCTGAAGCCAGGCCCCGGGGTGGCCTGGTCCCACTGGCCGAGGTCTCAGGCTGTTGCACCCTGAGGAGCCGCAGCCCCTCCGACTCAGCGGCCTACTTCTGTATCTACACGTACCCGAAGGGCCGGCGCGGGGGCCGACGAAGGGTCACACGCACCTTCCGGGCCGACGGGGCGGACACCTATGAGGAGAACCGGGCTGAGGCCCAGCGCTGGGCCACCATCCTCACGTGTCTGCTCCGCGGACTGCCGCTGCCTGGGGACGGGG aAATCACCTCCCATCTTCTGCCTAGGCCACCGCGATTGCTTCTATTGGTCAATCCCTTTGGTGGGCGGGGCCTGGCTTGGCAGTGGTGTAAGAACCACGTGCTGCCTATGATCTCAGAAGCTGGGCTCTCCTTTAACCTCATCCAGACAG AACGACAGAACCACGCTCGGGAGCTGGTCCAGGGACTGAGCCTGCGTGAGTGGGATGGCATCGTCACAGTCTCCGGAGACGGGCTGCTGTATGAG GTGCTGAATGGACTCCTAGAtcgccctgactgggaagaggCTGTGAAGACGCCCGTGGGCATCCTCCCCTGTGGCTCAGGCAATGCCCTGGCTGGAGCCGTGAACCACCATGGGGG GTTTGAGCAGGCCCTGGGCATTGACCTGCTGCTCAATTGCTCCCTGCTGCTGTGCCGGGGGGGCTGCCGCCCACTGGACCTGATGTCTGTGACGCTGGCCTCAGGCTCCCGCTGCTTCTCCTTCCTGTCTGTGGCCTGGGGCTTCGTGTCAGACGTGGACATCCAGAGCGAGCGCTTCAGGGCCTTGGGCAGTGCCCGCTTCACCCTGAGTACAGTGCTGAGCCTCGCCACACTGCACACCTACCGTGGACGCCTCTCCTACCTCCCTGCCACTGTAGagccctcctcacccacccctgcccaTGGCCTGCCCCGGGCCAAATCGGAGCTGACCCTGGTGCCTGTCCCGGCTCCACCCGTGGCCCACTCACCCCTTCATCGCTCCGTGTCTGACCTGCCCCTGCCACTGCCTCAGCCTGTCCCAacctccccaggctcccctgAACCGCTGCCCATCCTGGCCCTCAATGGCGGGGGTCCAGAGCTGGCCGGGGACTGGGCTGGGGCCGGAGATGCTCCACTGTCTCCAGACCCACTGCTGCCTtctcccccaggctcccccaAGTCAGCTCTACTCTCACCCATCAATGAGGGGGCCCCAGAAATGACAGCATCCTCTGGGCTCCTGTCACCTGCCCCCGACAGTGACCCAGTAGCCGCCTCTACTGGGGGTCCACCAGACgacctgctccctcctctgggtGCCCCGCTACCCCCAGGCTGGGTGACGCTGGAGGAGGACTTTGTGCTCGTCTTGGCTATCTCACCCAGCCACTTGGGGGCTGACCTGGTGGCGGCCCCCCACGCGCGCTTTGACGATGGCCTGGTGCACCTGTTTTGGGTGCGTGGAGGCATCTCACGAGCTGCACTGCTGCGCATTTTCCTGGCTATGGAGCAGGGTAGCCACTTCAGCCTTGGCTGCCCGCAGCTGGGCTACGCCGCGGCTTGCGCCTTTCGCCTGGAGCCGCTCACACCTCGCGGAGTGCTTACGGTGGATGGGGAGCGGGTGGAGTACGGGCCCCTGCAGGCACAGGTGCATCCGCGTCTTGGTACACTGCTCACTGGGCCTCCAGGCCGCCCTGGGCGAGAGCCTTGA
- the SPACA4 gene encoding sperm acrosome membrane-associated protein 4, giving the protein MVLGWLLLLLGLALPLGTTGTKNCMFCELTDSLSCPGIPMNCGNDEDCFTGQGTAPGLGPITNKGCVRSSSCGREEPVTYQGVTYSLISTCCYGNLCNRAPHPTGSGLAGNPTGLALGMLLLLHGL; this is encoded by the coding sequence ATGGTCcttggctggctgctgctgctgctggggctggctctgcccctgggCACGACCGGCACCAAGAACTGCATGTTCTGTGAGCTGACCGACTCCCTGAGCTGTCCCGGCATCCCCATGAACTGCGGCAATGACGAGGACTGCTTCACTGGCCAGGGCACGGCCCCCGGCCTGGGCCCCATCACCAACAAAGGCTGCGTGCGGTCCAGTTCCTGTGGCCGCGAGGAGCCTGTCACCTACCAAGGTGTCACCTACAGCCTCATCTCCACCTGCTGCTACGGCAACCTGTGTAACAGGGCCCCGCACCCCACAGGCAGCGGGCTGGCGGGGAACCCCACCGGCCTGGCGCTGGGCATGCTGCTGCTCCTCCATGGGCTGTGA
- the FAM83E gene encoding protein FAM83E isoform X2 — translation MAASQLAALDSGAEGLLLTETSPGFLYSEGQRLALEALLSDGAEAFEASVQREGLRPFLSGEELRGLAAAAEDWTAAKQEPSRAAEGVTVANGASSSLTYWPGRSEEPVPVLRLGWPEDSGWKGITRAQLYTQPPGEGHPPLKELVHQEIQASCKLVAIVMDVFTDPDLLLDLVQAATRRWVPVYLLLDHRQLPAFLTLAQQLGVNPWATENLDIRVVHGCSFQSRWQRQVTGMVREKFLLLDGERVISGSYSFTWSDSRLHRSLVTLLTGEIVDAFSHEFRTLYAASWPLPPVPTPDPFVSTRGGLKLAHSPHSCVARRVSVAPMSPLLPDVSPLAQRLAACRVFDKDRQEALAIPGPARSDIFRSIQRAQTPSGPPARPSRSLWDLSRLSQLSGSSDGDNEPLRHLLCDLSLTRGLEQGLLALGVSARLPVLR, via the exons ATGGCGGCCTCCCAGCTTGCAGCACTGGATTCGGGGGCTGAGGGGCTGCTCCTGACGGAGACCAGCCCTGGCTTCCTGTACTCCGAGGGCCAGCGGCTGGCCCTGGAGGCTTTGCTGAGTGACGGCGCAGAGGCATTTGAGGCCAGCGTGCAGCGCGAGGGGCTGCGGCCCTTCCTGAGTGGGGAAGAGCTCCGGGGCCTGGCAGCGGCGGCCGAGGACTGGACAGCAGCCAAACAGGAGCCCAGCAGGGCAGCGGAGGGAGTCACGGTCGCCAATGGGGCCTCCAGCAGCCTGACCTACTGGCCCGGACGGTCGGAGGAGCCAGTGCCCGTGCTGCGGCTGGGCTGGCCGGAGGACTCGGGCTGGAAGGGCATCACGCGGGCGCAGCTGTACACCCAGCCACCTGGCGAGGGCCACCCGCCCCTCAAGGAGCTGGTGCACCAGGAAATCCAGGCCTCCTgcaag ctggtgGCCATCGTCATGGACGTATTCACCGACCCAGACCTGCTTTTGGACCTGGTGCAGGCGGCCACACGTCGCTGGGTGCCTGTCTACCTGCTCCTGGACCACCGGCAGCTGCCCGCCTTCCTGACGCTGGCCCAGCAGCTGGGGGTGAACCCCTGGGCCACCGAG AACCTGGACATCCGTGTCGTGCATGGCTGCAGTTTCCAGAGCCGCTGGCAACGACAGGTGACCGGCATGGTGCGGGAGAAGTTCCTGCTGCTGGACGGCGAGAGGGTCATCTCGGGATCCTACAG CTTCACATGGAGCGACTCACGCCTTCACCGCAGCCTGGTGACCCTGCTGACCGGCGAGATCGTCGACGCCTTCAGCCACGAGTTCCGAACCCTGTATGCAGCCTCTTGGCCACTCCCACCTGTGCCCACTCCGGACCCCTTCGTCAGCACCCGGGGGGGGCTGAAGCTGGCGCACAGCCCCCACTCCTGCGTGGCCCGCCGAGTCTCCGTGGCCCCCATGTCACCACTGCTGCCTGATGTCTCACCGCTGGCCCAACGCCTGGCTGCCTGCCGAGTCTTCGACAAGGACAGGCAGGAAGCCCTCGCCATCCCAGGGCCGGCGCGTAGTGACATCTTCAGGAGCATCCAGCGTGCCCAGACTCCCAGCGGCCCTCCAGCCCGGCCCAGCCGATCCCTGTGGGACCTGAGCCGCCTGTCCCAGCTGTCGGGCTCCAGTGACGGTGACAACGAG